A genomic region of Tigriopus californicus strain San Diego chromosome 1, Tcal_SD_v2.1, whole genome shotgun sequence contains the following coding sequences:
- the LOC131879036 gene encoding uncharacterized protein LOC131879036 isoform X3, with protein sequence MSTLPCKYGTTCFRLNWTHLARFRHEHRANSVILWVWIMALVMVVTPATVVKYEVPSQEIYGGRTFQAISFTRESTFLSCISSIQETCLVQVRKALHFDEKSQLCECGQLSRYGESVAGLLVNELPGVIVADTWSISKTDYSQYAPSSAAIKIPLRGSVFDLYHLNTTTQPNLVPVSISADLDFEAQQVAKLSNNLVYQINQTSFLDYSILVWFHAKALAPPHYIWTISESSIQSNTWLVMTSMDTLEVHFRDVETIIFNNVTIKENTWINIGYVFKEGVSKLYLNGVLQGIVPYFGTSLLAPFNADSITLGKSGSTACRCYLTEFDFYLMALNDSMVKAVVQGKVF encoded by the exons GTGCGAATTCAGTCATCTTGTGGGTTTGGATCATGGCTCTCGTTATGGTCGTTACACCAGCCACCGTTGTTAAGTATGAGGTTCCGTCCCAAGAAATTTACGGGG GTCGAACATTTCAAGCCATCTCATTTACCCGGGAATCTACCTTTCTGTCTTGTATCAGTTCTATTCAAGAAACATGCTTGGTCCAAGTTCGAAAAgctcttcattttgatgaaaagtcacAACTTTGCGAATGCGGGCAATTGTCAAGATATGGAGAAAGTGTTGCCGGGTTATTGGTTAATGAGCTGCCTGGAGTAATTGTAGCGGATACTTGGTCTATTTCAAAAACAG ATTATTCCCAATATGCTCCATCTTCTGCCGCGATAAAGATCCCATTACGAGGTTCTGTCTTTGACCTTTATCACCTCAATACCACAACACAGCCAAATCTGGTTCCTGTCAGTATAAGTGCTGACTTGGATTTTGAAGCCCAACAAGTAGCCAAATTGAGCAACAATTTG GTctatcaaatcaatcaaacaaGCTTTCTTGACTACTCGATTTTGGTGTGGTTCCACGCAAAAGCTTTGGCTCCGCCGCATTATATTTGGACAATATCCGAAAGTTCTATTCAGAGTAACACGTGGTTGGTCATGACGAGCATGGACACTCTGGAGGTTCACTTTCGAGACGTCGAGACTATCATATTCAATAACGTAACCATAAAGGAAAACACATGGATAAATATTGGTTACGTTTTTAAAGAGG GGGTCTCCAAACTGTATCTGAACGGGGTGCTGCAAGGGATCGTTCCATATTTCGGCACCTCTTTGCTCGCTCCCTTCAATGCCGACTCCATCACATTGGGAAAATCTGGAAGTACTGCCTGCAGATGCTACTTAACCGAATTTGACTTCTACCTGATGGCCTTGAATGATTCAATGGTCAAGGCAGTGGTTCAAGGAAAAGTATTTTAA
- the LOC131879036 gene encoding uncharacterized protein LOC131879036 isoform X4, with amino-acid sequence MGCLFFSLCVSSIVNGANSVILWVWIMALVMVVTPATVVKYEVPSQEIYGGRTFQAISFTRESTFLSCISSIQETCLVQVRKALHFDEKSQLCECGQLSRYGESVAGLLVNELPGVIVADTWSISKTDYSQYAPSSAAIKIPLRGSVFDLYHLNTTTQPNLVPVSISADLDFEAQQVAKLSNNLVYQINQTSFLDYSILVWFHAKALAPPHYIWTISESSIQSNTWLVMTSMDTLEVHFRDVETIIFNNVTIKENTWINIGYVFKEGVSKLYLNGVLQGIVPYFGTSLLAPFNADSITLGKSGSTACRCYLTEFDFYLMALNDSMVKAVVQGKVF; translated from the exons GTGCGAATTCAGTCATCTTGTGGGTTTGGATCATGGCTCTCGTTATGGTCGTTACACCAGCCACCGTTGTTAAGTATGAGGTTCCGTCCCAAGAAATTTACGGGG GTCGAACATTTCAAGCCATCTCATTTACCCGGGAATCTACCTTTCTGTCTTGTATCAGTTCTATTCAAGAAACATGCTTGGTCCAAGTTCGAAAAgctcttcattttgatgaaaagtcacAACTTTGCGAATGCGGGCAATTGTCAAGATATGGAGAAAGTGTTGCCGGGTTATTGGTTAATGAGCTGCCTGGAGTAATTGTAGCGGATACTTGGTCTATTTCAAAAACAG ATTATTCCCAATATGCTCCATCTTCTGCCGCGATAAAGATCCCATTACGAGGTTCTGTCTTTGACCTTTATCACCTCAATACCACAACACAGCCAAATCTGGTTCCTGTCAGTATAAGTGCTGACTTGGATTTTGAAGCCCAACAAGTAGCCAAATTGAGCAACAATTTG GTctatcaaatcaatcaaacaaGCTTTCTTGACTACTCGATTTTGGTGTGGTTCCACGCAAAAGCTTTGGCTCCGCCGCATTATATTTGGACAATATCCGAAAGTTCTATTCAGAGTAACACGTGGTTGGTCATGACGAGCATGGACACTCTGGAGGTTCACTTTCGAGACGTCGAGACTATCATATTCAATAACGTAACCATAAAGGAAAACACATGGATAAATATTGGTTACGTTTTTAAAGAGG GGGTCTCCAAACTGTATCTGAACGGGGTGCTGCAAGGGATCGTTCCATATTTCGGCACCTCTTTGCTCGCTCCCTTCAATGCCGACTCCATCACATTGGGAAAATCTGGAAGTACTGCCTGCAGATGCTACTTAACCGAATTTGACTTCTACCTGATGGCCTTGAATGATTCAATGGTCAAGGCAGTGGTTCAAGGAAAAGTATTTTAA
- the LOC131879225 gene encoding all trans-polyprenyl-diphosphate synthase PDSS1-like — MNTQLKPTVSRLFRQWSQKRSSSSSKSLQAYPGIIMNKDVHPPHKQTQGDEIRAIFRGINVDVLSYGPKDAIEVTNVAKHYFNTEGKNVRSNMTLLMAKAVSTHLGLQLDFNLFKDQMKVAQAAEMYHTASLMHDDVLDHADLRRGQPSVNSLWGELSSVYGGDFTMGLATSEVAKLKNDEVFHSMSKILESLVIGELQQMSATRPLTDSSAHRFQRYLTKTFNKTASLMAYSCQSVAILTECKAGPDRTLSKMAFNYGKDLGVAFQLVDDWLDFVADAELLGKPSAADLKLGLATAPVLFASEEYPLEMEPLIHRKFARPNDAERALKIVMKSEGLDKTKALAEQFCQSAIHEIRPLKSSLAKQNLEDLAELVLDRIK; from the exons ATGAACACGCAGTTGAAGCCAACCGTGTCTCGATTGTTCCGTCAATGGAGCCAAAAACGCTCATCAAGTTCATCTAAGTCCCTGCAAGCCTATCCGGGCATAATTATGAACAAAGATGTTCATCCACCTCACAAACAAACCCAAGGGGACGAGATTCGAGCCATATTTCGAGGCATCAACGTTGACGTGTTGTCTTATGGCCCCAAAGACGCCATCGAGGTCACCAATGTCGCCAAGCACTACTTCAACACCGAGGGCAAA AATGTTCGATCCAACATGACACTTTTGATGGCCAAAGCCGTGAGCACTCACTTGGGCCTTCAGCTGGATTTCAACCTgtttaaagatcaaatgaagGTGGCCCAAGCGGCCGAGATGTATCACACCGCCAGTCTCATGCATGACGATGTCCTGGACCATGCTGACCTTCGGCGAGGCCAGCCTTCAGTCAACAGCCTTTGGGGGGAACTGTCTTCTGTCTACGGCGGGGATTTCACCATGGGTTTGGCCACCAGCGAGGTCGCTAAGCTCAAGAATGATGAG GTGTTTCATTCAATGTCCAAGATCTTGGAAAGCCTCGTCATTGGCGAGCTACAGCAAATGTCGGCGACCCGGCCTTTGACCGATAGCTCTGCTCATCGATTCCAGCGTTATTTGACCAAGACCTTCAACAAAACGGCTTCACTCATGGCCTATTCGTGTCAATCAGTCGCCATTTTGACCGAATGTAAAGCTGGTCCTGATCGAACACTCTCAAAGATGGCCTTCAATTATGGCAAGGATTTGGGTGTGGCCTTTCAATTGGTGGACGACTGGTTGGACTTTGTGGCCGACGCTGAGTTATTAGGCAAGCCATCAGCAGCCGATCTCAA ATTGGGTTTGGCCACTGCTCCAGTTCTTTTTGCGAGTGAAGAATATCCCTTGGAAATGGAACCGTTGATTCACAGAAAGTTTGCCAGGCCTAATGATGCCGAGCGAGCCTTGAAAATTGTGATGAAATCCGAGGGCTTGGATAAAACTAAGGCCCTAGCAGAGCAATTTTGTCAAAGCGCCATTCATGAGATCCGCCCTCTGAAGAGCTCGCTGGCCAAACAAAATTTGGAGGATTTGGCCGAATTGGTCTTGGATCGGATCAAGTAG